In Molothrus ater isolate BHLD 08-10-18 breed brown headed cowbird chromosome 19, BPBGC_Mater_1.1, whole genome shotgun sequence, a single genomic region encodes these proteins:
- the FAM20A gene encoding pseudokinase FAM20A, whose translation MPGPRRDRPAVLLLLGALLAADLYFHLWPRARRELGRVSPGCPCPAAPAAPRPPLSRAAPALRRLFAHPLYRAAPPGPAEPLLGAREALRYYRRKAARWNRRHKLYREELNLTLPAPLPLRPEAAWLQFQLGISRDGLYPRSSAAVSRLLRDLRDLPTISADYSQDEKALLGACDCSQVVKPSGVHLKLVLRFQDFGKAMFKPMRQKREEETPEDFFYFVDFQRHNAEIAAFHLDRILDFRRVPPTVGRLINVTKEILEVTKNEVLQSVFFVSPASNVCFFAKCPYMCKTEYAVCGSPHLLEGSLSAFLPSLNLAPRLSIPNPWIRSYSFEGKEEWEVNPLYCNTVREIYPYSNSNRLLNIVDMAIFDFLIGNMDRHHYEMFTKFGDDGFLLHLDNARGFGRHSHDEISILAPLSQCCVIKRTTWLRLQLLAEPEYRLSEVMRESLLQDPLAPVLTEPHLLALDRRLQLILEAVGKCIDTFGEATVVANDTTQPQSPAVHRAKLDT comes from the exons ATGCCGGGCCCGCGGCGGGACCGCCcggccgtgctgctgctgctcggggCTCTGCTGGCCGCCGATCTTTACTTCCACCTCTGGCCGCGGGCGCGCcgggagctgggcagggtctCCCCGGGCTGCCCGTGCCCCGCggcccccgccgcgccgcgcccgccgctctcccgcgccgcccccgcgctGCGCCGCCTCTTCGCCCACCCGCTGTAccgcgccgccccgccgggccccgccgaGCCGCTGCTGGGCGCCCGCGAAGCTCTGCGCTACTACCGGCGGAAGGCGGCCCGATGGAACAG GAGACACAAGCTGTACCGGGAGGAGCTGAACCTGACgctgccagcccctctccctctgcGTCCCGAGGCCGCCTGGCTGCAGTTCCAGCTGGGAATCAGCCGGGATGGGCTCTACCCCCGCTCCAGCGCTGCCGTCAGCCGGCTGCTGCGGGACCTGCGGGACCTGCCCACCATCAGCGCCG ACTACAGCCAGGATGAGaaggccctgctgggagcctgtGACTGCAGCCAGG TGGTCAAGCCCAGCGGTGTGCACCTGAAGCTGGTCCTCAGGTtccaggattttgggaaagCCATGTTCAAGCCCATGAG GCAGAAACGTGAGGAGGAGACTCCTGAGGATTTCTTCTACTTTGTGGATTTCCAGCGGCACAACGCGGAGATCGCTGCCTTCCACCTGGACAG GATCCTGGACTTCAGGAGGGTGCCACCCACAGTGGGGAGGCTGATCAACGTCACCAAGGAGATCCTGGAGGTCACCAAGAACGAGGTCCTGCAGAGCGTCTTCTTCGTGTCACCAG ccagcaacGTCTGCTTCTTCGCCAAGTGCCCGTACATGTGCAAGACAGAGTACGCCGTGTGTGGGAGCCCCCACCTCCTGGAGGgctccctctctgccttcctgccctccctcaaCCTGGCCCCACGCCTCTCCATCCCCAACCCCTGGATCCGTTCCTACTCCTTCGAGGGAAAAGAGGA GTGGGAAGTGAATCCACTCTACTGCAACACAGTGAGGGAGATCTACCCCTACAGCAACAGCAACCGGCTGCTCAACATCGTGGACATGGCCATATTTGACTTCCTGATAG GGAACATGGACAGGCACCACTACGAGATGTTCACCAAGTTTGGGGACGATGGCTTCCTCCTGCACCTGGACAACGCCAGAGG GTTTGGGCGGCATTCCCACGATGAAATCTCAATCCTGGCCCCgctctcccagtgctgtgt aataaagAGAACGACGTGGCTGCGCCTGCAGCTCTTGGCGGAGCCCGAGTACCGGCTCAGCGAGGTGATGAGGGAATCCCTCCTGCAGGACCCCCTGGCCCCTGTGCTCACCGAGCCCCACCTGCTGGCCCTGGACAGGCGCCTCCAGCTCATCCTGGAGGCCGTGGGGAAGTGCATCGACACCTTTGGAGAGGCCACGGTGGTGGCCAACGACACCAcgcagccccagagccctgcagtgcaCAGAGCCAAGCTGGACACTTag